ATCAGCTCGGGAAAAAAGTGAATAATTACACAATAATATTTCATTTTGTGTGACTACAGCACCAGCGATAAAAAGCAAAAATAGAGACGTTCTAATTGAGCGAGGCGTCGGAGCCTGCAGGGTTTTTATCATTGAAAACAATGCATTGTACTTGTTACCTTTAGCTAGTTTAGGCCTTTAGAAAAATATGTTTTGCCAACTTGGACGGGTCAATTCATTTGAACGTATTTTCCTTTAACTGCCAACCTGCCCATTCAGTACATGCTATTTCCCCCTCTACCCACATCTACCAGACACACAACCCAACACCCCTCTTCTCCCCCATACCTTCAGccccctaaccctgtcccttgGCTTGTGTCCTCTGACTAAGGCTGATAAATTAGGGAGCAGATACAATGGCCTGGGTTTTAGCAGCTCACGTGGACAAATGGAACATGATCAGAAACACATGACTACTGTCATCATCTGTTTATGTGCTTGACcttttggttctctctctcggtgtgttATTGTACTACAGTTGATCTCAGGGCTGTGGCGCTGCTTTTGTACCACCCTCCCAACTTATGTAAAACATCTTTGACATTATGAAAACAAACCATACAGAGACATAGATACACAGATGAAGTTGTTAACACGTAGAATGTGTTTCAAGTTGGAACATGTACTTTCTGTCATTGTCCCAGAACTGCACACTTCAGGTCaggtacacacacgtacataaaCAGTGGAAATAACACCACGTTGTTATAGAATCTCACAGATTCTGATTGGTTTAGACCTGTCTTAATGTTTGTTTTGATTGGCTGCCTGGCAGGTCCTAGAGCAGCACATGGACGGGCGCTGGAAGGGGCACATCCACGACAGCCAGAGGGGCACCGACCGGGTTGGCTACTTCCCCCCGAACATTGTGGAGGTCATCAGCAGACGCtcaggtcagtcacacacacacacaccaacacacaccctgtAAGTTCAGTGCGATCATTAGCCATTCCCCACTCCCATCGGAAAGCAATGGGcaaagagagagagtcctctgacATTTGCCTCTTTCATTGCGTAACCGTGGCACCCGCAGCAAACGGAGGATTCGTAGCTTGTTGAGTCAGCTGCCGGCATGTCggaacatcaacacacacacagacacactcacacacactcactcactcacacactcactaactCACTCATCTCCCAGACATGTCAGCACACTCACAATGCAGGATTAAGTCAGAAATGGAATGGGAAATGGCTTGGAACTGCAGGAGTCATCTGCTATTGTACATTTTGTAAAAACTCCCACCCTTACCTACGCAGTCTACCTCTAATACCGGTTAGATTAACAGAAGGTGTCAGTTACCTACCTAACACCACAGAAGAAGATAATCCGCCCCACACCACCTCTTTGATGTGCACTAGAGGGAGAAATCCCTGAGTGAATAGGTTGGCGTGGTGACACTCACGGAGCAGCTTTGACAGAACAGAGAGCAGCTCAGCACTGCAGTCAGTGAAAAAGGACAGGTTTCTGTCTTCTCTGCAAGTCTGTCACCACAACAAAAGATCAGGGGAACGGGAGACCCATCTTAAATTGTCCCTCTGCGCCTActgtaccttcagaaagtactcacaccccgttactttttccacattttgttgttacagcctgaattttaaaaaTATTACATTGAAatgttgtgtcactgatctacacacaataccccataatgtcaaagtggaattttgtttttaGAAGTCTTTACAAATGATTAGAAAATGaaaagttgaaatgtattcaaccccttttgtaATGGCCAGCCTGAATACGTACAGATGTAAActatgcttaacaagtcacacataataagttgcatggactcactctttgtTCGAAAATAGTGTTAACATGATTTgtattatctgtaaggtccctcagccaAGTAGTGAATATCAAGCACAGATCCAACCACCaacaccagggaggttttcctgtGCCTCGCAAAGAAGAGAACCTATTGGTAGTTGGGTGTTAAaaataaaagcagacattgagtGACCTAGTTACAGTTGTGATTTAAATTGTCTTGACAATCTATGGCAAGGTATGacaatggctgtctagcaatgatcaacaaccaacttgacagagcatgAAGAAGTTTATATTTCTATTGCAAATATTGTCCAATCCAGGTGtgcacagctcttagagacttacccagaaatactcacagctgtaatcactgccaaaggtgattctaacatgtattgactcaggggtgtgaatatttatgtgAATGATATATTTCTGTATGTCGTTATGTGGTATTGTATATAGATGGGTgagataaaaaatataaaacatctattgaatcaattttgaatttaggctgtgatgcaacaaaatgtgtaatatgTGAAggtatgaatacttcctgaaggaacTGTTTCTCCCttggctccacacacacacacactgataggtTGTATCGCTACACATCACTGCGTTGGAAGAGCAGTGGTGGCCCCTCTTCATGACAGGTTGGCCCCTCCAGAGAACACCCCATTTCCCAGACTGCCTTGGTTGGACTAATTCTCTCATGCTTCCAATCCATCCCTTGcttctatttttctctcttcctcctcttctctcagcaTCTCTCCATCCATACCATGTCATGTCCACCTCTAACCATCAGCTTGCGTTAACCTCCTCTCTGTATGTGTCCTACCTGTTTGACCCTGTAGGGGGCACCCTGTCCCGGCACGCCTCTCTGCCCACCCAGCGCCACCAGCTCCTCTCCAGAgcccccctctcctccagcctgAGCTCAGCCCCCCAGACCGACGACTCCTACACAATGTACACCCCCAACAATCCCCACATGGCCCTCTCCCACGCCATTGGCCTCAGCGCCAACccaggtatatacacacacacccttatacATGCACTCAGAGGACAGACGCACATTGAAACCTGTATACGGTACTCAGTCCCCTAACCAGCCAGACAACTCCCCCACCACTGTGAACCATGGTGAGGCCGCAAGGACACCCATGTTCGCACCCTCTAAACCCCTCTCATGCTCAGGCCCAGCCAATCCCCAGTGCTGCTCCATGGTACCCCCATGGCCCAACAGTGTTGTTATGTCTGATAGGTCGGCCTCCCagcagcctctctcagcctggtTGTCCCCTGGAGGACATCTGGGTGCTCAGGAACTCACACACCGCGGGTAAGAGTCCCTCCACTGTCCCCCCATGACAATAGCTGTCCCCATGCTCTGTCCCCATGCTCTACCTTTGTCATGTGCCAGCTTCAAACTGAGCTTCCCATAGCTCCTGCTGCTCTCCCTGCTGCCACAGGATGGGACCACCAGGAAACCTCTGTTCCAGTGACCAAAAAAAGTGACAATTTCGACAGTCTACAGGACACTGCAAGCTTAAAGGGTGCCCTGTGTACTCTGCTGTAAGAATTTTCCATTGTGGATGACCTTTCATCTGTCCTACTGCAGGACTGTAGTTGTAGTTTAGccctgtagttctgtagttctgtaCCCTTGGCTGCTGTTGCTCTATGCCTGCAGCTCCGCTCCACCATGCAACCATCTCCCTTGGCTTCGTATGGCAGCAAATGACATCCTGTCCTGGCCTGTGCCACCCCCCCTGATCTGTGATGACTTGGCTGGCTCAGTGACAGGGTCCACAGCCCCAACCTCTGCCATCCTCTGCCAGCTTCAGTTAGAatcatgtggatgtgtgtgtgactgtgttgaTGTGAGCTCTGGAAGGACACAGAGGGGAGGTACCTCATTTtgctctccctctcgctgtccAGCCACCACGGTTGTCTTTAACGTCCCTcacttctatctctctccctctctccatcctcctctcctgtgGTCCTATCTAGCAGGTGACAGGAACAGTGTAGGGAGTACGGGCAGTGTGGGCAGCACCCGTAGTGCTGGGAGTGGACAGAGCACAGAGAGTAACACTGCTCTCAACGGACAACACCACCAGACCACTGCACTCCCAGACACAGCCAAAGTACTGGACCAATtgttatttcagctttatttatcCTGGCTAGTCTTATTGAGATAGGTTTTCAATTATTTTAGCATTGTTATCTTACTCACAGCTATGAACAGAGGAAATGTGATATTGTAATTTACTGTCTTTGTATGTAGTGCCAGGCAACAGATTGTTTATTGTCTTGTGCTCTGTTTTGATGTGCAGCCAGCTCCCTCTGCTGGTGACTCAGGGCAACCAGTCCACAATAAACAGCCTGACCTGACTGCAGGTAGGAATACCAGCCATTTTTCTCATTACTGTTACGTACCACAACATTTCTCCTGAAACTTCATTCATTTAACTCTCCAGTGTGTGTTTTCTTGTCTAGTGGTTCTGGGTGCTCCTCGGAGGCCGATGGTGAACATACTGAGACCAGGGGAACAGCAGTTTGTCTCCCCACAGTTTATACGTCCTCTGCAGCTACTGGAGGGCAAGGTGAGACTCAGACACAGGCCAGGCACTAGCCAGGCACAGGacagacacaggacaggacaggaaatatTGTCCATGTATTTTTCTGTGTACTCTGTATGCCACAGTGAAATACATGTATCTATTAAAAGACAGGAGGACAGTGAATAGGCCAGTAGTTGATGTTAATGTGAAACTCAACCCCTCCCCTCTGGTGTAGGATGCAGAGGCCATCTACCAGTGGCTGAGTGACTTCCAGTTGGAGCAGTACACTGGGAACTTCATCACGGCCGGCTACGACGTCCCCACCATCAGCAGGATGACCCCAGAGGACCTGACGGCCATCGGCGTCACCAAGCCAGGCCACCGCAAGAAGATCTCAATCGAGATAGGAAACCTCAGCATCCCAGAGTGGCTGCCTGAATACATCCCGGTAAGGTCTTACTgatgcctgtgtctgtctgtctgtctgtctgtctgctattgTGTGCAAGTCAGGTTTTACATTAGTTTCATAAAGGTTTCAACTGTGTAGGTCTGACTGTGACTCTTCTCCTACTCCAGGCAGACCTGGGGGAGTGGCTGAGTACCATAGGCCTGCCTCAGTACCAAAGGAAGCTGTCAGAGAACGGCTATGACTCCATCAGCATCGTACGGGACCTGACCTGGGAGGACCTGCAGGAGATAGGCATCACCAAGCTGGGCCACCAGAAGAAGATGATGCTGGCTGTGAAAAAGCTGTGTGACATCCAGAGGGCCATCCTGGCTGCAGAATCTGGCCAGGGCACGTTGCGCCGCAAGCCCCCTGGAGCCCTTCACCTGGTCACCATCGAGCCCCCTGACAGCTCCTCCGACTGCCCCTCGCCCCACACCCCCAAGATGCTGACCTTCCAGGACAGCGAGCTGAGCGCTGAGCTGCAGACAGCCATGTCCAGCCACTGCCAGGAGGGCCCGGCCATCAAGAGTGCCGTGGGCATGTCTCGGAGCCAAGAGAGCATCGACGCCCGGTCCAGGGGCTCAGGGCGCTCCCAGGACCCCCCCACGGCCTCCATCACTCCCCACAGCCGCTCACAGGAGAGCCTAGGGGGCAGCAGTACCTCCACCAGCCTCAGTGCTGACAGCAGCCCTGCCAAGGAGAGGAACATTCCAGAAGGCTGGGACCAGAGGTCCATACTACAGCAGCAGCAACTTCCCAAGCAGGTCCCCCTGGGGGCAGCCACCGTGTTCCAGTACCCAGCCATCCCAGCCAAGCCTAAAGGCCCTGGGTCTCACTCCCTAGGCTCCTCTCCCCAGGGCTCCCCGGCCCAGAGGGGCTTCAGCTACCTCCACTCCCACTGTGGCAGCACCGACGTGGGCCACGGCTCGCCCACCAAGCCCTTGGCACACACCTACCATTCCATGACCCTGGCCCCGCCTAAGAAGCGCAGCCAGAGCCTGACACGCTATGCCCTGTCAGACGGCGAACCAGACGAAGAGGATGACGACCTGGCTCCACCCTCTAGCACCCTAGAGTCCTACGCCACCCTGACCCGCCGGCCCGGACGCAGCCAGCTGGCAGGCATGCAGATCACACCCGTAAAGTACGGCACTGTGGGACGTAGCCAGTCCTTTGCCGTGCGCGCTCGTAAAAAGGGTCCCCCTCCAGCCCCACCCAAGAGACTGAGCTCGGTGAGCAGTAGCCCCAGCATTGGGTCCACTGAGAATATGGCGCCCTCTCCtgggggggtggagacagacagcccaGGGAGCGTGAGGAGCATCGCAGCCTGTCTGGAGGCCTCCACTGAGGGGAAGAGCCTGTCCAGGCCCAGGCTGGACCTCCTCCAACCAGAGCCTCCCCTCCCCAGCCTCACCCCCTCAGGACTGGAGCCCAGAGAGGCCTCTgcagggatgaggaggagggtgcAGAGCGAATGTGCTCCAGCCCAAACTGACATCCCAGACCATTACCCAGACCCAGAGCGAGGGGTGAAGTCAGACTCTGAGGAGGAGGAACCTAAGGCACCGGGTTTGGATGGCTCCTCATCCCCTCACAATAGCTCTAGCGAGTGTATCCCCTTCGCCGAGGAGGGCAACCTCACCATCAAGCAGAGGCCCAAGGTGGGAGGGCCGCCCAGGGCCGAGAGCACTGTGGAGATCCCAGCAGACAAGAACCGGCCTACCAAGACAGCCCTGGAGGTGCCTGAGTTTAACCTGAAGGAGTCAGACACTGTGAAGCGGAGATACAAGCCTAAAGACCATGCTGGCAGCTCTCCCACCAGTGACAGTGAGGGCCAGATAGGGTCAGACTCCAGTCCAGGCAGCAGGCTCCAGTCCGAGAGCTGTGAGGAGGTGAGTCTGGTCAGTCTGAGGATCAGTGAGGCCAGTCTGGAGGGGCTGGAGAACCTAGCAGTGACAGGCACACCCCTCAAACCCCCAGTCTCCCCCAAGCCTCACTGCTCCCACGGACCCCCCCGTCACAGCCCCAAAACCGTCCCGACACAGTCTGGCTGCTGCTACAGGTAACTTATTACACTTGGAAGCTCATTATTATGTCTTTCTGTTttttgtttcaaatatttttattaaacacacagaagaatggtgtataggtatacatgacaggtatacaattcttatctaaacataaaagagcatacaggaacaacaagacccagagttctgggtgcagaacaaataatacaaaacacgacatacaaaacaaggacacgtagaaagaaagagggaagatgtcccccctatcccccatcccctatccccccccaccccctcccaactgctcgggtggtagggccagcacacgctgcccaaaggtagattaaaatattacaattgagagtgcgttaataagtacaaattcattgttcagaatatatctaattctttctaagtgtacagtgtttgccaattcactgagccataatttggtagagggcgcttccctccttttccaaaacaacaagattagtttttttgccgagatgagaccatacgagattagttgttttGGGGGAGTTGGTTAATCCAtttagggactcagatactcccaggattatcagaagtGGGACTGGATCTATTGAAGactccaaaacttcagagaggatcctaaaaattccacaccaataaccatgcaagctagagcatagggcaaagcagtggagtagtgtaccctgcatagcctgacatttatcacatgtaggagatgtgtcaggaaatatcctatgcagtttagttttggaatagtgtaatctgtgtaataccttgaattgtatgagacgatgtctggaattaatggagcatgtgtggatatactccaagctctcttcccagtctgccactgagatgtcagtccctagttcttcctcccattttgccttgatggcatcagtagaaggtgtgctaacagattgaaaagcatcatatagacgcgatatcagtttatctgaggtggggcatatttttatgcatccatcaaacatggaaggtttagcattcccaaatgttgggaggtgttttctaacgtagtctctcatttgtaggtatctgaaaaaatgacttctgggaagattataagtttccctcagcaactcaaaggaagcaaaggtcccttctatgtataaatcccctatggtacttatccccaactctccccatcgctcaaaggtgttgtcaaggttagaaggggcaaaggagggattcctggcgacagggagcatgaatgacattggtctgagctcaaagtggactttaatttgcttccagattcggactgtgctatgtattataggattgttacaataaagtgacCAGATTGACAGGTgacaaaatcacagcgccaatagagaaggggtgacactcctcacgctccatactaagccagctgTATGCCGGGAGTATGAATACTCTCTTTATGAAAGaatttaggtatgaatactgggatgttctgatataggtagagcagttgtgggaggaagaccattttaatggcgttaattcttccgagcagagaaattgggagagttctccaaaatactatgtttgctttgagtttttgtatcagagaggggaaattctctttaaatagtaaggagtattgtttggtaactacaattcctaggtaggtaaagttttctgaagataacttaaatgggagatgttctagccaggaggtattttgcgaccgtatgggcattaattcactcttgttccaatttattctgtatcccgagaaggtaccaaacaaattgatcacatcaagaatagctgggatactagcctggggttctgttacatagaggaggatgtcatctgcgtacagtgagatcttatttagagtatctttagtattatagccgtgtattgctgcatgagatctaatcgtcTGAGCGAGCGGTTCAATAATTAGGACGAAGAGCAAAGGcgacagcgcacaaccctgccttgtccccctgttgaggttaaatcggggcgacaatgattggttagtgagtattctggcacaagggttcctatataaaagctggatccaatttatgaacctatctccaatattaaatttctgtaggaccttgaatagatagggccactcaacttggtcaaaggccttttcggcgtcaagagatatgacggcaaggtccacgttgggtaacctctgagaatacataatattgaagaggcgcctgagattgaagaatgagtttctgttagggataaagccggtctgatccgaatggaccaatttgccaattaaagtgctaagcctgttagccagagtttttgctaaaatcttttggtctgtattaaggagagatattggtctgtatgaccctacctcttctggatcgttacccttcttatgtataactgtaatgaacgcttcgtccaaagtagaagggagagctTCATCCCCATTGGCCTGAATCAACATTTTGTGCAGATAGGGGGACagcatgttgctgaatgttttatagaattcaccagggtatccatctgggcccggggtcttgccactctttagagatttaattgtttctcGAATTTCATCATgagatatttccttattcaggaagttagaatcttcctggttcagggcaggaagattacagtcctccaaaaatgtttgcataattaaggggttaggatccGCTTGTATATAGAGtatagatgtatatagagtctcataaaactgCCGGAATCTGTCATTGATTTCTTTGGCggaagagagtaattccccagatgcagatttaaccctgtgaatca
The sequence above is a segment of the Oncorhynchus gorbuscha isolate QuinsamMale2020 ecotype Even-year linkage group LG16, OgorEven_v1.0, whole genome shotgun sequence genome. Coding sequences within it:
- the LOC123998621 gene encoding caskin-2-like isoform X9, which codes for MGKEQDLLQAVKTGDLPSTQKLLAKLKASRNKLLGSTKRLNVNYQDGDGFSALHHAALTGTTDLLSVLLEAQATVDIKDRNGMRPLHYAAWQGKADSVLMLLRAGAGVNGVSQDGHIPLHLAAQYGHYDVSEMLLQHQSNPCLINKTKKTPLDLACEFGRVKVAQLLLSSNMVVALLEGNSKEPADSGFNTPLHLAARNGHKDIIRLLLKAGIDINRATKAGTALHEAALYGKTEVVRQLLEAGIDVNIRNTYNQTALDMVNQFTTSHASKDIKQLLRDATGVLQVRALKDYWNIHDPTALNIQAGDVIMVLEQHMDGRWKGHIHDSQRGTDRVGYFPPNIVEVISRRSGDRNSVGSTGSVGSTRSAGSGQSTESNTALNGQHHQTTALPDTAKPAPSAGDSGQPVHNKQPDLTAVVLGAPRRPMVNILRPGEQQFVSPQFIRPLQLLEGKDAEAIYQWLSDFQLEQYTGNFITAGYDVPTISRMTPEDLTAIGVTKPGHRKKISIEIGNLSIPEWLPEYIPADLGEWLSTIGLPQYQRKLSENGYDSISIVRDLTWEDLQEIGITKLGHQKKMMLAVKKLCDIQRAILAAESGQGTLRRKPPGALHLVTIEPPDSSSDCPSPHTPKMLTFQDSELSAELQTAMSSHCQEGPAIKSAVGMSRSQESIDARSRGSGRSQDPPTASITPHSRSQESLGGSSTSTSLSADSSPAKERNIPEGWDQRSILQQQQLPKQVPLGAATVFQYPAIPAKPKGPGSHSLGSSPQGSPAQRGFSYLHSHCGSTDVGHGSPTKPLAHTYHSMTLAPPKKRSQSLTRYALSDGEPDEEDDDLAPPSSTLESYATLTRRPGRSQLAGMQITPVKYGTVGRSQSFAVRARKKGPPPAPPKRLSSVSSSPSIGSTENMAPSPGGVETDSPGSVRSIAACLEASTEGKSLSRPRLDLLQPEPPLPSLTPSGLEPREASAGMRRRVQSECAPAQTDIPDHYPDPERGVKSDSEEEEPKAPGLDGSSSPHNSSSECIPFAEEGNLTIKQRPKVGGPPRAESTVEIPADKNRPTKTALEVPEFNLKESDTVKRRYKPKDHAGSSPTSDSEGQIGSDSSPGSRLQSESCEEVSLVSLRISEASLEGLENLAVTGTPLKPPVSPKPHCSHGPPRHSPKTVPTQSGCCYSHSAAHYDCQHGTKSCLLNPTITHTQPVSPSPRASVPGSPDRQAPGLCGRPRPRGRVWPGVRGGAAAEAGADQHLSGGSTAGCGEKLTQEDSTDGGSNTVKSAGNILDDIGNMFDDLADQLDAMLD
- the LOC123998621 gene encoding caskin-2-like isoform X5, translated to MGKEQDLLQAVKTGDLPSTQKLLAKLKASRNKLLGSTKRLNVNYQDGDGFSALHHAALTGTTDLLSVLLEAQATVDIKDRNGMRPLHYAAWQGKADSVLMLLRAGAGVNGVSQDGHIPLHLAAQYGHYDVSEMLLQHQSNPCLINKTKKTPLDLACEFGRVKVAQLLLSSNMVVALLEGNSKEPADSGFNTPLHLAARNGHKDIIRLLLKAGIDINRATKAGTALHEAALYGKTEVVRQLLEAGIDVNIRNTYNQTALDMVNQFTTSHASKDIKQLLRDATGVLQVRALKDYWNIHDPTALNIQAGDVIMVLEQHMDGRWKGHIHDSQRGTDRVGYFPPNIVEVISRRSGGTLSRHASLPTQRHQLLSRAPLSSSLSSAPQTDDSYTMYTPNNPHMALSHAIGLSANPGDRNSVGSTGSVGSTRSAGSGQSTESNTALNGQHHQTTALPDTAKPAPSAGDSGQPVHNKQPDLTAVVLGAPRRPMVNILRPGEQQFVSPQFIRPLQLLEGKDAEAIYQWLSDFQLEQYTGNFITAGYDVPTISRMTPEDLTAIGVTKPGHRKKISIEIGNLSIPEWLPEYIPADLGEWLSTIGLPQYQRKLSENGYDSISIVRDLTWEDLQEIGITKLGHQKKMMLAVKKLCDIQRAILAAESGQGTLRRKPPGALHLVTIEPPDSSSDCPSPHTPKMLTFQDSELSAELQTAMSSHCQEGPAIKSAVGMSRSQESIDARSRGSGRSQDPPTASITPHSRSQESLGGSSTSTSLSADSSPAKERNIPEGWDQRSILQQQQLPKQVPLGAATVFQYPAIPAKPKGPGSHSLGSSPQGSPAQRGFSYLHSHCGSTDVGHGSPTKPLAHTYHSMTLAPPKKRSQSLTRYALSDGEPDEEDDDLAPPSSTLESYATLTRRPGRSQLAGMQITPVKYGTVGRSQSFAVRARKKGPPPAPPKRLSSVSSSPSIGSTENMAPSPGGVETDSPGSVRSIAACLEASTEGKSLSRPRLDLLQPEPPLPSLTPSGLEPREASAGMRRRVQSECAPAQTDIPDHYPDPERGVKSDSEEEEPKAPGLDGSSSPHNSSSECIPFAEEGNLTIKQRPKVGGPPRAESTVEIPADKNRPTKTALEVPEFNLKESDTVKRRYKPKDHAGSSPTSDSEGQIGSDSSPGSRLQSESCEEVSLVSLRISEASLEGLENLAVTGTPLKPPVSPKPHCSHGPPRHSPKTVPTQSGCCYSHSAAHYDCQHGTKSCLLNPTITHTQPVSPSPRASVPGSPDRQAPGLCGRPRPRGRVWPGVRGGAAAEAGADQHLSGGSTAGCGEKLTQEDSTDGGSNTVKSAGNILDDIGNMFDDLADQLDAMLD
- the LOC123998621 gene encoding caskin-2-like isoform X8 — its product is MGKEQDLLQAVKTGDLPSTQKLLAKLKASRNKLLGSTKRLNVNYQDGDGFSALHHAALTGTTDLLSVLLEAQATVDIKDRNGMRPLHYAAWQGKADSVLMLLRAGAGVNGVSQDGHIPLHLAAQYGHYDVSEMLLQHQSNPCLINKTKKTPLDLACEFGRVKVAQLLLSSNMVVALLEGNSKEPADSGFNTPLHLAARNGHKDIIRLLLKAGIDINRATKAGTALHEAALYGKTEVVRQLLEAGIDVNIRNTYNQTALDMVNQFTTSHASKDIKQLLRDATGVLQVRALKDYWNIHDPTALNIQAGDVIMVLEQHMDGRWKGHIHDSQRGTDRVGYFPPNIVEVISRRSAGDRNSVGSTGSVGSTRSAGSGQSTESNTALNGQHHQTTALPDTAKPAPSAGDSGQPVHNKQPDLTAVVLGAPRRPMVNILRPGEQQFVSPQFIRPLQLLEGKDAEAIYQWLSDFQLEQYTGNFITAGYDVPTISRMTPEDLTAIGVTKPGHRKKISIEIGNLSIPEWLPEYIPADLGEWLSTIGLPQYQRKLSENGYDSISIVRDLTWEDLQEIGITKLGHQKKMMLAVKKLCDIQRAILAAESGQGTLRRKPPGALHLVTIEPPDSSSDCPSPHTPKMLTFQDSELSAELQTAMSSHCQEGPAIKSAVGMSRSQESIDARSRGSGRSQDPPTASITPHSRSQESLGGSSTSTSLSADSSPAKERNIPEGWDQRSILQQQQLPKQVPLGAATVFQYPAIPAKPKGPGSHSLGSSPQGSPAQRGFSYLHSHCGSTDVGHGSPTKPLAHTYHSMTLAPPKKRSQSLTRYALSDGEPDEEDDDLAPPSSTLESYATLTRRPGRSQLAGMQITPVKYGTVGRSQSFAVRARKKGPPPAPPKRLSSVSSSPSIGSTENMAPSPGGVETDSPGSVRSIAACLEASTEGKSLSRPRLDLLQPEPPLPSLTPSGLEPREASAGMRRRVQSECAPAQTDIPDHYPDPERGVKSDSEEEEPKAPGLDGSSSPHNSSSECIPFAEEGNLTIKQRPKVGGPPRAESTVEIPADKNRPTKTALEVPEFNLKESDTVKRRYKPKDHAGSSPTSDSEGQIGSDSSPGSRLQSESCEEVSLVSLRISEASLEGLENLAVTGTPLKPPVSPKPHCSHGPPRHSPKTVPTQSGCCYSHSAAHYDCQHGTKSCLLNPTITHTQPVSPSPRASVPGSPDRQAPGLCGRPRPRGRVWPGVRGGAAAEAGADQHLSGGSTAGCGEKLTQEDSTDGGSNTVKSAGNILDDIGNMFDDLADQLDAMLD
- the LOC123998621 gene encoding caskin-2-like isoform X6 translates to MGKEQDLLQAVKTGDLPSTQKLLAKLKASRNKLLGSTKRLNVNYQDGDGFSALHHAALTGTTDLLSVLLEAQATVDIKDRNGMRPLHYAAWQGKADSVLMLLRAGAGVNGVSQDGHIPLHLAAQYGHYDVSEMLLQHQSNPCLINKTKKTPLDLACEFGRVKVAQLLLSSNMVVALLEGNSKEPADSGFNTPLHLAARNGHKDIIRLLLKAGIDINRATKAGTALHEAALYGKTEVVRQLLEAGIDVNIRNTYNQTALDMVNQFTTSHASKDIKQLLRDATGVLQVRALKDYWNIHDPTALNIQAGDVIMVLEQHMDGRWKGHIHDSQRGTDRVGYFPPNIVEVISRRSGRPPSSLSQPGCPLEDIWVLRNSHTAAGDRNSVGSTGSVGSTRSAGSGQSTESNTALNGQHHQTTALPDTAKPAPSAGDSGQPVHNKQPDLTAVVLGAPRRPMVNILRPGEQQFVSPQFIRPLQLLEGKDAEAIYQWLSDFQLEQYTGNFITAGYDVPTISRMTPEDLTAIGVTKPGHRKKISIEIGNLSIPEWLPEYIPADLGEWLSTIGLPQYQRKLSENGYDSISIVRDLTWEDLQEIGITKLGHQKKMMLAVKKLCDIQRAILAAESGQGTLRRKPPGALHLVTIEPPDSSSDCPSPHTPKMLTFQDSELSAELQTAMSSHCQEGPAIKSAVGMSRSQESIDARSRGSGRSQDPPTASITPHSRSQESLGGSSTSTSLSADSSPAKERNIPEGWDQRSILQQQQLPKQVPLGAATVFQYPAIPAKPKGPGSHSLGSSPQGSPAQRGFSYLHSHCGSTDVGHGSPTKPLAHTYHSMTLAPPKKRSQSLTRYALSDGEPDEEDDDLAPPSSTLESYATLTRRPGRSQLAGMQITPVKYGTVGRSQSFAVRARKKGPPPAPPKRLSSVSSSPSIGSTENMAPSPGGVETDSPGSVRSIAACLEASTEGKSLSRPRLDLLQPEPPLPSLTPSGLEPREASAGMRRRVQSECAPAQTDIPDHYPDPERGVKSDSEEEEPKAPGLDGSSSPHNSSSECIPFAEEGNLTIKQRPKVGGPPRAESTVEIPADKNRPTKTALEVPEFNLKESDTVKRRYKPKDHAGSSPTSDSEGQIGSDSSPGSRLQSESCEEVSLVSLRISEASLEGLENLAVTGTPLKPPVSPKPHCSHGPPRHSPKTVPTQSGCCYSHSAAHYDCQHGTKSCLLNPTITHTQPVSPSPRASVPGSPDRQAPGLCGRPRPRGRVWPGVRGGAAAEAGADQHLSGGSTAGCGEKLTQEDSTDGGSNTVKSAGNILDDIGNMFDDLADQLDAMLD